ATGACACGAGTGAGCGTGGATCTATCTTCGAGCGGCTCAGGAAGCCCGGTAGCATTTCCTCGTTTTCCTCGTTCATCGGCCGCAAGAACCATTCCGCTTCCCCCGCTTCATTTTTCAAGCACGCCTCCAGCAACGCCTCGAAGGCGTCACTGGTTTCCATGGAGTCCCGGGACAGCGGTTACCGCAACCCGTGGAACGACTCCGGCGTGAACCTCCCTGAGGACGACTTACCCGCCCTTGGGAGTtcccacagccacagcagcagcaatggctGGCCCGCGCGCTTTGACACGAAATTTCCATTCGGTACCGCACCGGGGGACATGACACCCAAGCATGACCTCCGGGCGTCTTTTGATAGTGGTCGTCCTAGCACTTCCAATTCTACTTCTGGATACCCGGCCCCTATTGGGCCACCGCGCTAAAATCAATGTCAATTTGCAGCAGTATACCCCAAGAGAAATTTCAGTTTCAATTTTTGTGCTTTCAACATTGTTACGAGCGATTTTTTGTTTCGGATTTTTgtcttgtttttgttgttcttTCCTTTTCATTTTGATACTTCGAAGAGCAGTACTCAACCACCTCGACATGGCAGCAGAGGATCTCAGAAGGACGGAAAGACAGGGTGGTATGACTCGGTGCTGGTTAGTACCTTGTGATCCTGTTCGCAGGCCTCGCCACCTGTCCGACCGCTGGCTTTCTATCCCATGCAGCCTTGTGGCAAATACATCCTGGAGCCGAGTATGCCTTTCCAGCTGGGATACCAGCCTGCCCATTCTCGTTATAAAAGACGTTTACATACCTCCCTACAGATATGATACCAAGTGAAATGATGGTGCACGACGGTGTTAGTTACATACAGTGATTGTTTTGTGCCTCAAGTCTTATATCCTATTGTTGTTACTTGGTTTTcgtctcttctctcttcctctctctcttctcatcccttcctctccgctTCGGAGTTCAATCAATTGTCTGCAATCGTGCgttttggattggattgAATGCGTTCAAGTTCGTTTCTATATACCTCTGAAAGCCCCTCGTTTGGGGTTCGCTTCATGTTTGGTTTGCAACGTCGTTTACCCAGTTAAGTCACTATTGATAGTATAGTGTAGAatgagaaagagagagaatgaAGATTTGAAGTATAACTTGTCGTTTCACGATCTAGTGTGAATAGTAGGAAATGGCTAGTAAGGTACCTCCTACTTATGGGGCCTTTAAACTGTAAAATACAATAGCAATAGTAGATGTTGTCTATGGAATAAATACGTAAGAAAAGTAATTCCATGTTTTGGACATCGACTGGGCTTTAGTCAAGCCTTGCGGCCACCCCGAAACAAGCAACAATGTGAGGAACTTGCGCCAGAACCGGCGTCAGAGGGCGAATACGGAGGGCTCAAAGAGTGCAATGGAACCACGATTGTCGACGGGCAGGAAACCTTCGCTGTCACATGGGGACATACAATTTTGGCTCCAAGAACCATGGCCGTGGGTTCTTTATCCATACCCAAAACTTAGCGGAAAATATCAAGGATGTCACTGGGGCAAGGGAGGTTCGGCTCAAAGGTTATGATTGACGTTAGATGAAGGTTGTCTCTTGAAGGTTTTCATAGAGAACAATCCGTAAAAATGTTATGGCTTGATAAAGGGTAGCTcgattattatatataaaggcCGATGAGACCCGCCAGGGTAtgtatactaactaatagGTTGGAAGCCAAAATTGACAAGAATCAAGTGGTGTAAGTGCGTAGGTAGAGAGGTAAAGGCGAAGATCAAAATGCCACTCCAATGGCGGGATAATTATGATGATCGTGGTGGTAGTCGGGGGTGTGGTAACTGAATTTATTATTAGGGCTATGTTGCTGCGCTTCGTGAATTGTCGGGTGGGAGCGGGGGTGCTCGTCAGACAAATGGCTTGAGTGGGTTTGCCTCGGAGTGAAAACGTATGGCATTTCGAACTCCTTCTCGACCCGGGAACCAAGAGTGGATGTCCGTGCTGTTGTCATTGTACCTGCTGTGGTGGTATGCGAGAGCGGAGGCGTTGTTGTAGCTGGAGCGACTTTGAAGGTTCGGGGCATGGTATCAACGTTGTTGATTGATGGAGCGAGGGTTGACCCGCTTAATGTGCGGGAGCGGATGCGCATGGAAAACTTGTCGCTGAAACTTGGCCTCCGCGAGGTTGGATTGGGGTTTGTAGGAGTTTTGGGTGCCGTGGATTGTTGGAGGAGCCATTGCGTTACACGGCTGGAACGAGATGGAGACGATTTGGCTAACGGTTCGAAGGGACCATTATCCACTGGGGTCGCAGGGGGTTCGTACGAGTGCCTACCAGATGCAAGGGGAGGCTTCGCCGGGACTTGCGGGAGTGACTTGTCCTGTGATGTTATTGGGTTGGGGGGGCtgtgtgttgttgatgcAGTAGCATGGTGAGACCCTCGCGGAGGGGGATTATTTGAGAGAGGTAGGATCCCCACGGTTGAATCCGGCCATGTGGGAGGAGAGGCAAGAGTGGCGGTAGCCAGACCAGTGGCTACAGAGGCGGTAGAATCGCGAATGGAAAAGTGTGGGATCAGAGGATGGCTAACAGGGACTTGCTTCTCCATTAGTAGCTCCAGAGTTGCGAGGGATGACCGGCGGGACCCAGACCCCACGGGCTTTCGAGGTAGGTTGAAGGAGGACGAAGGGCGATGAGTGCGGGGACGAGTTTGATATGAGACCTCGGTCATGGACGAGAGAGCCCTCGGCGGCCGAGCGATAGGTGCCTGCTGCGGTTGGTCTTCTTCGATCCCGAAATCACTGAAGCGGGGGAGATCAGGCAGAGGGTTTGTTGAGCTCTGGAAGCTCAGCTCCAAAGGACGGTATTCAGTCGAAACCTCTGAGTTTGGGGGCAACGCTGTTACCCGCCTGAAGTCCGTCGGCGCACTGATCCTCACTGGAGCGGTTGACTTGCGTCTGAACGACATGCTCGCCCTGCCGGAGGCTCGCGAAGCCATGTTTCTGCCCTCTTCCATTACCCACGTAGAGAACGATGATGCACGAGGGGGGCCAGGACTAGGTAGGTCGTCATAGACAACAAGCTTCATCGGAGGGACAAGGTGAGGCTGAGAGTGGCATACTTGCATCTCTCGCTCAGCACCTACAAATGGCGCTGTGTCAGTTGAGTAAGCGCCATGGTGGATGGCTAAGCAAGCATACCTTTCTGCTTCATGGCTTGCTGATGGTCGGCACgtccatcatcgccatctgaATCGAGGCAGAACAAACAGGACGAGATCCAGCCAGTGAATGCGGATCCTGCTTGCTCAATTGCTCTCTGCATTGCTACCAGAGCCTTTAAAGCTGTCGGTCCATTCCCTTGGAGTGGGGAAATACCGGGGAcctgggaaagaagagaaggacaaCGGGGAGAAACGACAAAGAATTAGGATATAAACTGAAAAGGAGGGGAAAATATAACCATGGAGGGTTAAAAAGAAGTGGTATCAGAGGCAAGGAcgggagaggagggatcAACCTGCGCAGGCATCAAGCCATCAAGGAGGGGCCCTGCATCAGACAGTCCGCTGGACACCTGATGGGAGGCTAGCGGcagcagaaacagaaacaatGAAAGAGAAACGAACTCGAGCGACCCCTCAAGAGCCTGTCTCATCTCGTTGGACAGCATTCAAAGAACTCGCCGAGCCAGTGTTCTGCGACGTGGGCAACCACCGACCAAACCATCCCAGGCACCCTTTTGTTCTGATAAGACCAGGAGCAGCCAGAGCATCGTCGTAGGCCAGTCATCATGCTGCATTGCAGTCCCCTAGCCAGCTTGTCGAACTGCCGATCCGCCTTTGTGCAGAACGTGCGTCTCATTTGTTGGTTGTCTGTGGAGATATCACATTGACTCGACCAGACGTCGGTCAGATCACCTCGAGCTAAATGGGCGCTGCACCGTGGCGGGCGCGTAACGGTGGAATTTTATTGCTTGAGTCAGTCGATTTGGAAAGCGAACCTTGTGCGTTGCTGATCGTTGGCCAAACGGGCCTCGTTCGTCTGCAGGAAACGAGCCTAGCGCTCAAAACAAACCTAGTTGCGTTATTGATGCAAAAATGGTGGATGATGGGCAAGATAACGGTGAGCGTGAGTTGGTGTGTTGGAAATAGGTAATGCAACGGAAgctgaagaaagagaaagaggggtTCAAGACTTGACCCCCCgcttatatttataaacaCTAGATTCGTTCAATGGTACTACAGAACGCTTCAAGTACGTTTGAAAAACATGGCTcaagaaagaaggagaataagTATAAACAAAGGACcgaaaagaaatcaaatcatTTATCCTTGCACATGATACGGTGCCCGCAGTACTACCGACTCCAGACATTGTCGTCTTCCAGATCTCCATAGTTCCAGGTAGGTGTTTTGGGACTTAATTCTTCAGTACTCGGCTCAACAAGTCTATCTTGCTTGTCTGAGGTCTCTGCGATGTCCTCTGCATTACCAGTGGCAGGTGGTTCGTCAACTGGTTCACCGGACGGTCTTCTGTAGGGGAAGTCAGCAATGGTTGCACAGGGTATCCGTATTAATCGAGTGGGCTACATACTGGAAGTGTTTGTGCTCCGGCTCAGCGGCCACTGATCCAAATGCTCGTTGAACGTGCACCCGCTCGTCGTCCTCTGCCTTTCGGTCTTCCACTACAAGGTCAACCAACTGACTGCGATGAGAGCCCGGGGATTTGGCCGAGTTAGAACCATGCCGTTGTAGCTCTGGGTTCTCAGGACGATTCCGCCGTGAACTCCCAGAGGGACGGTGTTCGGTGGCATCATGACCGTCGTTTGATGCTCGTATCTTTCTGcttttcctcgccttcttcactAATTGCGGTTGCTGTGTAGAAGGGGAAGGAGTAGGACTAGCCAGTCGTTGATCTCTTGGAACTATATTGGCGGTGATAACAGGATACTAACTCAAGTCAGTATTTGGTCTTCTTTTCTAGCTGGTTTGCGTCCTCAGTTTACTTACGTTGAAGTCGCCGAATTCCAATTCTCGGGCTTGGGAAAATAGTttttcatcatcgtcgtccaaGGTAGTTTCTTCGGATTCGCTGCGGGAACGGTACCGGTCAAGGGTACTACTGCGTCGAGTGCCGCTGCTACCTTCGGAGCCGGCGAGCAAGGGAGTTCGACTATTGACCTCCCCGGGTTTGGGGATCCAGTACTTCCCTTTCCCGCCACGCTCGTACCGCATACCGTGCATAACTCGCCTCACTCGCGAGTTGGACTCTTCATGGGCAATGATATGGTCACCTGAATCAAAAAGCCTATACTCGTAGTTCTCGCCGCGCAGGGTTATCTTAGTGTCCTCGATCAAATCTTTCGCGCCGAAAGAATCACGAAGGGCGTATTTAACCGGCAGGCgcgcggcggagatggttgagTCCGCATAATCGTGCCATGAGAACGCATACCAGTGAGCAACTGCAAATATGGGCATCTCAAAACATGTCAAACTGTCTTGGATTGCAGCGGCGAGGTTATCCGGAGTATAGTCTCCGGTACCATTGGGAAGAGCTCCAAGCCACTGAAGGATAGACAGGAAGAATCCTTGCCAGTAGGAAGCAAAGATAATGAGTTTGACACAAAGGAACTTGGGGATCGGCCGAAAGGGCGTTAGATCGTGGTGAAGGCAGACCCAAAACAGCGCCAGCGAATAAAGACTAACGGAAACGCTAATATTATACAGAATGCCAGTCCAAAGATAGCCGGATGACAAGCCCAGGTAACCCTCTTTATATGTATCCGTGGCTTTCATTATAATTGaagcgatggcgaggattGGCTTTAGCCATGTGTATTGTAGGATGCCGCGTTTGACAGCTAGAAAGGTGTGTGGGTCGGAGATATCGACTTTAGATAGGAAGTGGTTGAGTGGCCAGGCATGTTGAACCGGAGGGCGACCATGCATCATGATAATGACAGCCCTTTCACCACCTAGAAAGTTgatgaggagctggaagaaagtATAGATCGTAAAGGCCTGGGATTCGATCCGTTAACGGCTGGCTATACAACATGTTGCTGGAATTCGGAATTACCTCATATACGTCGCGAATAGGAGCCAGCCATAGCGACGCTTTCAGTGATATTATACTCGCCCAGGAAGACGCCGCGTATATTGGGACCCTGTTACAGTAAGCGGAGCACAGGCAGCAGTCCACCGAAATCCAGCACTGACATCAATAATATGCGAACGACATATCGCTGGAGAAGGGGTTTGCGGTAGTTTTTCCTAAAATGtttaaataaatacaatCCAAGGACGAGAGCTAGGCGAAGGGTTATAGGACTATGGTCTTACGTTTGGAGCCATATAGACCTAGTAGGGAGATGCGCGGTTAGTATAACTCCTTAAAGAGAGGTGAGAAGCTGTGTCCGTACACAAAAGAGAGCAGTGTGGCAACTAGTGAAGAGACACCAGCGACTATCACTGCAGCTCGCGCTAAGCTCGAGCCTGTCCCACCAGACGATGAAGCTATCATCATTGTCGCGAAGACTCGCGGTATTCGACCGCGTGCGTTGACCACAGCTCAATCAAAGCATGGCGGAGGACAGGAGTAGTTCTGCGGAAGGAGATCACAAACGGACGACCACGAACGCGCGAAACAACCCGATTTGGAGATTGAGAGGTGAAAAAAGAGAATATGCGCACAGATAGACACCTGCAGAGTGGACATACAAGCAGGCTGCAGAAATGCAGCTTGACATGACCCCATCTGGAGCTTCCCCGTccttttctccatctcccaccGCCTTCGGACCTTCTCTTATCACATTCACTCTCCACCATCCATCCCCTCTGCTTTTGAAATTCAAGGAAGTCTCGGGCGCTGTTATGGGCCGGAATTGAAGATGACACTATCTATGGACACAAATATCCCTGACTTGCTTGTTGTCGTGCTAAGGGAAGCTATTTGATTCTGGCGGCCATGTTGAGGGCTATCGGCGACTCCACGGGTATTGCGAAATGTCCGCTTCATCATTCACGACTTTGGCCCTGACCCCGGATCCAAGTTTCAATTGGTATGGCCCCTGCTGTGGTTAGCCTGGCCTTTCTCACGGTTTTATAggttctttcttctccagatcaTTGTGTCTTGTATCCTGTAGGTTGGATTGTCCTCTACACAGCCACTAGGGCACTTGGCTAACAAGAATCTTGCTTTAGggtccttttcttcctacTCTATTTTAATCGACTCTTTGCGACTCTTTTATCGTACGGCATACGGGCCTACACGTGGCATTACTACCGCGCCTATGTCGACATAAACGCGCTGCAGATATCCCTTATTGGAGGGAGGGTCTTCTTTAAGGGCATTCGATATCACGGGGTGAACGAGACTATCTTCATACATGGAGGATTTATCACCTGGAATTTCTGGAGGCACGCGGTGAGGCGCACGAATCTCTCGCGTTTCAAATCTACGATCTGGACAGGATTCCAACAGCCGGGAGAtactgaagatggcggcAGCAAGGCCGGTAGCATTGGCGAGAAAGGAGGGATCGACTGCCCCGCTAACCTGCCTTGTCGTATCACGACTAAACTTTACGGACTAGAATGGTTTATATATAATCGGACACCGGCTTATGATGGCATTCTCGCTGGATTCAACCGCGCAGAACCAACCCAAGCACCTGGCTCTCAAAGCGCATCATCAGACGCTAGTTTGAAGGACAACTCGCCCACCGCCACCTTCTCAAATGAGAAGCCGCCTGATCGCGTACCTGCAGCTGATCACGACACTGCCCATAGTGAGGCGGACGAGGGTAGACGTGCTTCCCAACAAAGCGATGCCTCCGGGCAGGAGATAGGGTCAGGCTTGTCTAGCCTACTCCAAATTTTGCCATTGAAAATTGATTGTGATAAGGGTGCGATAGTCATGGGAAATGAAAACACAAGATCTGTTCTGACTACAACATTCGACTCTGCAACTGGCTTAATCGAGGCTTGTTCAGCAGCCAGCTCACTTGACCTTTACCGGCAAGTGTTTAGCTTCAAATTTGACCATCCAGTTGTGCAAATGAGGCCCAACCCGGATTACAAACAGGCTCAACTAGCTGCTGCACAGGGGCTAAGCACAacgcaggaggagaagcctgGAACCAAACGGAAAAGAGACACCATATTTAACTACCAGTTCCAGAAACGCAGGGTTTGGCATAGTATCCGCGACCTTATCCCGTATTTTCAGACCTCAGTCGAATCATTCCACATTTCCGACAAGCGCGCTGGCACAAACCCACGGAAAACGATGGATACCAGCCGTGATTCTCGCTGGGTTGGTCTTTCCCGTTACTTAGACCAAGGCAGTCAAGATGACCATTCCGAATGGGACGCTATAGAATACGGCAGGTTTTCCACGATTTTGGATGGCCCCGGCATGACTGTCATATATTTTTGGGATATCCCTGGGGACGTGAGAGCGCATTCCATTGCCGAAGGTGCCTCATATGCGACATCTCAGGATATCAATGGCGCTCCTCCACCGGAATGGGGTATTGATGTGAAAATTGACGGTGGACTTATCAACTATGGACCATGGGC
This region of Aspergillus puulaauensis MK2 DNA, chromosome 5, nearly complete sequence genomic DNA includes:
- a CDS encoding uncharacterized protein (COG:S;~EggNog:ENOG410PR8S) yields the protein MQRAIEQAGSAFTGWISSCLFCLDSDGDDGRADHQQAMKQKGAEREMQVCHSQPHLVPPMKLVVYDDLPSPGPPRASSFSTWVMEEGRNMASRASGRASMSFRRKSTAPVRISAPTDFRRVTALPPNSEVSTEYRPLELSFQSSTNPLPDLPRFSDFGIEEDQPQQAPIARPPRALSSMTEVSYQTRPRTHRPSSSFNLPRKPVGSGSRRSSLATLELLMEKQVPVSHPLIPHFSIRDSTASVATGLATATLASPPTWPDSTVGILPLSNNPPPRGSHHATASTTHSPPNPITSQDKSLPQVPAKPPLASGRHSYEPPATPVDNGPFEPLAKSSPSRSSRVTQWLLQQSTAPKTPTNPNPTSRRPSFSDKFSMRIRSRTLSGSTLAPSINNVDTMPRTFKVAPATTTPPLSHTTTAGTMTTARTSTLGSRVEKEFEMPYVFTPRQTHSSHLSDEHPRSHPTIHEAQQHSPNNKFSYHTPDYHHDHHNYPAIGVAF